One stretch of Corynebacterium auriscanis DNA includes these proteins:
- a CDS encoding ABC transporter ATP-binding protein, producing MEALHIDRLSKRFGDVQALHDMSFSVHPGEIYGFVGSNGAGKSTTMRIALGVLEADSGEVRIGSSPMNDSLRRRIGYMPEERGLYAKEKIADQLKFLGQLHGMDASSAQHSAIQLLERLGLADRASDKLETLSLGNQQRVQLAASLIHTPDLLILDEPFSGLDPVAVNVMSDMLVDRAKAGVPVVFSSHQLDLVQRLCDRVGIVTKGQMKAEGTVNELRSRGPLHYEIHTPARNWYPANTRLVEENDHGVVLEASSTDQDQEILRAALAAGPVHSFTRRVPHLTDLFQEVIEA from the coding sequence ATGGAAGCCCTCCACATCGATCGCCTCTCCAAAAGATTTGGCGATGTTCAAGCGCTCCACGACATGAGTTTCAGCGTCCACCCCGGCGAAATCTACGGTTTCGTTGGCTCCAACGGTGCTGGAAAATCAACTACCATGCGCATTGCCCTCGGAGTTCTCGAGGCCGACTCGGGCGAAGTCCGCATCGGTAGCTCCCCGATGAACGATAGCCTGCGCCGTCGGATCGGTTATATGCCGGAAGAACGTGGGCTGTACGCAAAAGAAAAGATTGCCGACCAACTAAAGTTCCTTGGTCAACTTCATGGCATGGATGCTTCCTCGGCCCAGCACAGCGCGATTCAGCTGCTGGAGCGTTTGGGTCTTGCCGACCGAGCAAGCGATAAACTGGAAACCCTTTCTCTGGGTAACCAGCAGCGTGTCCAGCTGGCGGCATCCCTCATCCACACACCGGATCTGCTCATCCTCGACGAGCCATTCTCCGGTCTGGACCCAGTCGCCGTCAACGTCATGAGCGACATGCTGGTGGACCGTGCCAAAGCAGGCGTACCCGTTGTCTTCAGCTCCCACCAATTGGACCTTGTCCAGCGTCTGTGCGACCGCGTGGGCATCGTGACGAAGGGGCAAATGAAAGCTGAGGGCACGGTCAATGAACTCCGCTCCCGCGGCCCCCTGCACTACGAAATCCACACCCCCGCCCGCAACTGGTACCCCGCCAACACCCGGTTGGTCGAGGAAAATGACCATGGCGTGGTACTTGAAGCATCCTCTACCGACCAGGACCAAGAGATCCTGCGTGCCGCCTTGGCTGCGGGCCCCGTCCATTCCTTTACTCGTCGCGTCCCACACCTTACCGACCTATTCCAGGAGGTCATCGAAGCATGA
- the sepH gene encoding septation protein SepH, whose translation MQELKLIVAESDASSLVLRVAEQQDSHSPATSDNSGDTASDNVQEFFLPVTDDLRRILDGHSSSDVDSAPSDLTAVTSAKPSSTDSNDAPSAPSPLSAALGSLTATPSSTEEITSTDSDTSGASDEAPASDSNSTDTSTRSKDADEEGVETKKVAGFGKFGRTSQRPHRTRISITPRAIQDRVRHGASIEELAEEADTDSSRIEPYAWPILQERARIAELAHSAHPVNSDGPAKNTLWEVLATSLAARGESLSECEWDAYLNEAKQWIITVSWNKAAAGQVATHVAEFLLQQQQPGPNLAQPINSIAGDLVDPRYGQAPRRVAAVTPLRWNDDPDMAAGDRVGDYDEDRGYDNDRDGGPARDGYDPTGGPGPRRMQPRGDNSDDADGHDTEEGFLMHPDDDDRPKRRRKAITPHWEDVLLGVRTNPRKKR comes from the coding sequence GTGCAAGAACTGAAGCTGATCGTCGCCGAAAGTGACGCATCTTCGCTCGTTCTGCGCGTCGCCGAACAGCAGGATTCCCACTCCCCAGCCACGTCCGATAACTCCGGCGATACCGCCAGCGATAACGTGCAGGAGTTCTTCCTGCCGGTCACGGACGACCTTCGCCGAATCCTCGACGGTCATTCCTCTTCGGATGTTGACTCTGCTCCCTCGGACCTAACGGCTGTCACGTCGGCAAAACCTTCTTCTACTGATTCCAACGACGCCCCCTCGGCCCCCTCTCCTCTCAGCGCTGCATTGGGTTCGCTCACGGCGACCCCGAGCTCCACGGAGGAGATCACGTCGACTGATTCTGACACCTCCGGTGCCAGTGACGAGGCCCCTGCGTCGGATTCGAATTCCACCGACACCTCAACGAGGAGCAAGGACGCGGATGAAGAGGGCGTCGAAACAAAAAAGGTTGCTGGATTCGGCAAGTTCGGCCGCACTTCCCAACGCCCTCACCGCACGAGGATTTCCATTACCCCTCGCGCCATCCAAGATCGCGTGCGCCACGGTGCCAGCATCGAGGAACTGGCGGAGGAAGCGGATACAGATTCTTCCCGCATCGAACCGTACGCTTGGCCCATCCTGCAAGAACGCGCTCGCATCGCGGAACTGGCCCACTCTGCACACCCCGTCAACTCCGACGGACCTGCTAAGAACACGCTGTGGGAGGTTTTAGCAACATCGTTAGCAGCGCGTGGCGAATCGCTGTCCGAGTGTGAATGGGACGCGTACCTCAACGAGGCCAAACAGTGGATCATCACGGTGAGCTGGAATAAAGCGGCCGCCGGGCAGGTAGCAACTCACGTCGCGGAATTCCTGTTGCAGCAACAGCAACCAGGGCCCAACCTAGCCCAGCCAATTAACAGCATCGCCGGCGACTTGGTGGACCCACGATACGGCCAAGCGCCGCGGCGAGTGGCGGCTGTAACCCCACTGCGGTGGAACGACGATCCGGATATGGCTGCCGGCGATCGCGTAGGTGATTACGACGAAGACCGTGGTTATGACAACGATCGTGATGGTGGCCCAGCCCGCGACGGTTACGATCCCACCGGTGGTCCCGGCCCACGCCGGATGCAACCGCGTGGCGACAATTCGGACGATGCAGACGGCCACGATACCGAGGAAGGCTTCCTCATGCACCCCGATGACGACGATCGGCCAAAGCGGCGCCGTAAGGCCATCACCCCGCACTGGGAGGATGTACTGCTCGGTGTACGCACTAACCCCCGTAAAAAGAGGTAA
- a CDS encoding aldo/keto reductase — MTQINKMIELNDGNRIPQLGLGVWQLNDQDTYTSCRTAITAGYRHIDTAMIYGNEEAVGRAVADAIEAGDVTREDLFITTKLWNSDQERASQAIDESLRKLGLDYVDLYLMHWPCPDYGKYVGAYEQLVEIQKSGKAKSVGVCNFYQEALDEIIEATGHTPAVNQIEIHPGFSQTVQRSDNARRGVVTESWSPLGQGQNLKEPAIANIAARHNVSTAQVIIAWHLKRGDVVIPRSSNPQRVEENFNVWDINLSEAEVEAINVMDRPDGRIGPDPKEFNAGTPAEKPES; from the coding sequence ATGACACAAATCAACAAGATGATTGAACTCAACGACGGAAACCGCATTCCACAATTGGGATTGGGAGTGTGGCAGCTCAACGATCAAGACACTTACACGTCTTGCCGCACCGCCATTACGGCTGGCTACCGCCATATTGATACGGCCATGATCTACGGCAATGAGGAAGCTGTGGGTCGCGCAGTGGCCGATGCAATCGAGGCGGGCGATGTCACCCGTGAGGACCTGTTCATCACCACCAAGTTGTGGAATTCAGACCAAGAGCGCGCATCCCAGGCCATCGACGAATCATTGCGGAAGCTCGGTCTGGATTACGTGGATCTGTACTTGATGCATTGGCCTTGCCCTGACTACGGAAAGTACGTGGGTGCCTACGAGCAGCTGGTGGAGATTCAGAAGTCCGGGAAGGCCAAGAGCGTTGGTGTTTGCAATTTTTACCAAGAGGCGCTCGACGAGATCATCGAGGCCACTGGCCACACTCCGGCCGTCAATCAAATTGAGATCCACCCAGGCTTCAGCCAAACCGTTCAGCGTTCCGATAACGCCCGTCGCGGGGTTGTGACGGAAAGCTGGTCGCCGTTGGGGCAGGGGCAGAACCTCAAGGAGCCCGCGATCGCCAACATCGCGGCACGCCACAATGTCAGCACTGCGCAGGTTATTATCGCGTGGCACCTGAAGCGTGGCGACGTGGTTATCCCGCGGTCATCGAATCCGCAGCGCGTAGAGGAAAACTTTAACGTGTGGGACATCAATCTTTCCGAAGCGGAGGTCGAAGCCATCAACGTTATGGACCGCCCGGATGGCCGTATCGGCCCAGACCCCAAGGAGTTCAATGCAGGTACGCCCGCGGAGAAGCCCGAAAGCTAG
- a CDS encoding ABC transporter permease, which produces MSHPVSNPNTNSAHDRDTSASNPQTQGSSQNSYNSGTVITTVAKREFSLALRNKAILVTVSIFTVLIIGGLTLLSIFGDKEEQLPTLGLVGVEQKAFDATLTASQRNPGSNAAGSTATGDDRPQQEQATAPTGGDPATSAPIETSALASREEAEQKVKDGDLDAALIKSDSGYEFITKDESKPELFAQASGTLMVLGQNQALEKLGVTPQQFSTAMPDSTVKQVSVGDDSSEVNLPAVLTVLGGVSVMSFFIITFAATLGGRVTEEKSSRVVEIILASVRPLDFLAGKLVGNTLFGLLATAALLVIGFVGVKVSGVLDGTDFDIAIIPLMLLAFVLGMLLFGSLYSAAGAMVSRTEDLQSTQGPIMILMLGMVYAPMFGFAKLDSTVMQVLAWIPPFSLTVAPLQMAGGNMPLWQVLASFAIALLATIAILMLVARIYRRAILHNGTKLTWMKALRA; this is translated from the coding sequence ATGAGCCACCCCGTTAGCAACCCAAACACGAATAGCGCGCACGACCGCGATACTTCCGCCAGTAACCCCCAGACGCAGGGAAGTTCCCAGAACAGTTACAATTCCGGGACGGTCATTACAACCGTCGCAAAACGTGAATTCAGCTTGGCCTTGCGCAACAAAGCCATCCTGGTCACGGTGTCGATTTTCACGGTTCTGATCATCGGTGGCCTTACGCTCTTGTCGATCTTCGGTGATAAGGAAGAGCAATTACCAACACTCGGCCTTGTTGGTGTGGAACAAAAGGCCTTTGACGCCACGCTGACCGCGAGCCAGCGCAACCCTGGCTCTAACGCAGCCGGAAGCACAGCGACGGGTGATGACCGCCCGCAACAGGAACAAGCCACCGCCCCGACAGGAGGTGATCCTGCAACGTCCGCGCCGATAGAAACCTCCGCCCTCGCTTCTCGAGAAGAAGCCGAGCAAAAGGTCAAGGATGGGGATCTGGATGCTGCATTGATCAAATCCGATAGCGGCTATGAATTCATCACCAAAGATGAAAGCAAACCCGAGCTGTTTGCCCAAGCCAGCGGCACCCTCATGGTTCTCGGCCAGAACCAAGCCCTGGAAAAACTAGGTGTGACCCCACAACAATTCTCCACCGCAATGCCCGATAGCACCGTCAAGCAGGTTTCGGTGGGCGACGACTCGTCCGAGGTCAACCTTCCCGCAGTCCTGACGGTCCTTGGCGGTGTTTCCGTCATGAGCTTCTTCATCATCACCTTCGCCGCCACCCTGGGTGGTCGCGTAACCGAGGAGAAATCCTCCCGCGTTGTGGAGATCATCTTGGCGTCCGTTCGCCCCTTGGACTTCCTGGCCGGCAAACTTGTCGGCAACACCTTGTTTGGACTGCTGGCGACCGCGGCGCTCTTGGTCATCGGGTTCGTCGGAGTGAAGGTATCGGGAGTATTAGACGGAACTGACTTCGATATCGCCATAATCCCCCTGATGCTGCTAGCTTTCGTCCTTGGCATGCTCTTGTTCGGCAGTCTCTATTCCGCAGCGGGAGCCATGGTCAGCCGCACAGAGGATCTGCAATCCACGCAGGGGCCCATCATGATCCTCATGCTGGGCATGGTTTACGCCCCAATGTTCGGGTTCGCCAAGTTGGATTCCACCGTCATGCAGGTTTTGGCGTGGATTCCTCCATTCAGCCTGACGGTCGCTCCCCTGCAAATGGCAGGCGGAAACATGCCGCTGTGGCAGGTGCTGGCTTCCTTTGCCATCGCACTCTTGGCTACCATCGCGATTCTAATGCTGGTAGCGCGGATCTACAGGCGCGCTATCTTGCACAATGGCACCAAGTTGACGTGGATGAAGGCACTCAGGGCCTGA
- a CDS encoding DUF6928 family protein — MALVTLWFVSAANPAAVLDSEPKADRGFARKYLAQLDPSLPLTHIGDFDMVRSAAPGTSEFYIGGYPGLSVVQTIMPDLHKLSDLPEEFRALVNAPEVYATAVFDEGFKASAHTGANEGQTASNDRKTTSTEAERFHITGDVDDRSLPKHDPTFGAFAHWSAGTLQRSFSATRREILEDIGLPEPFESEFWAGNTSATGIELPFYPSQLAMASVEGWLGFSICPHDDDAAQLPVAAFATDGRPEAKSSEYGSNSAGREQLRARGALGDRALPPASQDVSLHREEQGYDDYASAGAPAEPTGPEVLRELSQSIVRTAKWGATVALRRIRSLRR, encoded by the coding sequence ATGGCTTTGGTAACCCTGTGGTTTGTGAGTGCTGCTAATCCGGCTGCTGTCTTAGATTCAGAACCCAAAGCTGACCGCGGGTTTGCCAGGAAGTACCTGGCCCAGCTGGATCCTTCCTTACCGCTCACACACATCGGTGACTTCGACATGGTCCGTAGTGCTGCACCCGGCACCAGCGAGTTTTACATCGGTGGCTACCCAGGGCTTTCCGTTGTGCAAACGATCATGCCTGACCTACACAAACTCTCGGACCTCCCCGAAGAATTCCGCGCCCTGGTGAACGCTCCCGAGGTGTACGCCACCGCAGTATTCGACGAGGGTTTTAAAGCGAGCGCACACACCGGAGCGAACGAGGGCCAAACCGCATCGAACGATAGGAAGACCACTTCGACAGAGGCGGAGCGTTTCCACATCACCGGTGATGTGGACGATAGGTCACTCCCCAAACACGACCCCACCTTCGGCGCTTTTGCCCACTGGTCGGCAGGCACCCTGCAGCGCAGTTTCTCCGCCACCCGGCGCGAGATTTTAGAGGACATCGGACTACCAGAGCCCTTCGAATCCGAATTCTGGGCCGGCAATACCTCGGCAACTGGAATTGAATTACCGTTTTACCCATCCCAGTTGGCTATGGCCAGCGTGGAAGGTTGGTTGGGCTTTTCCATTTGCCCGCACGATGACGATGCGGCGCAACTCCCCGTGGCAGCTTTTGCCACCGATGGGCGCCCAGAGGCCAAGTCCAGTGAATACGGCAGCAATTCCGCGGGCCGTGAGCAGCTGCGTGCGCGCGGAGCTCTAGGCGACCGCGCGCTACCTCCGGCCAGCCAAGATGTCTCCTTGCACCGCGAGGAACAGGGTTACGACGATTACGCTTCCGCGGGTGCTCCTGCCGAGCCCACGGGGCCCGAGGTTTTGCGCGAGCTATCGCAGTCAATCGTGCGCACCGCCAAGTGGGGCGCTACAGTCGCGCTGCGTAGAATCCGATCGCTGCGGCGGTAG
- a CDS encoding citrate synthase, translating into MATDNQDKAVLHYPGGEYEMDIVRATEGNDGIALGKMLAETGMTTLDPGYMNTGSTESAITYIDGANGILRYRGYDIADLANNCTFNEVSYLLINGELPSPEEKDEFSERIRRHTLLDEDFKTSFRVFPRDAHPMSVLASSVNILSTYYQDDLDPLDTEKQKLNTYRLMAKVPMLAAYAYRASKGKPYMYPDNSLNARENFLRNMFGYPTEDFEVDPIVTKALDKLLILHADHEQNCSTSTVRMVGSAQANMFVSIAAGINALSGPLHGGANQAVLEMLEEIQNNGGDATDFMNRVKNKEPGVKLMGFGHRVYKNYDPRAAIVKESAHEILEHLGGDELLDLAMKLEEIALADDYFIDRKLYPNVDFYTGLIYRAMGFPTDFFTVLFAMGRLPGWIAHYLEQVNDPKAKINRPRQIYTGPAERKL; encoded by the coding sequence ATGGCTACCGATAATCAGGACAAGGCCGTCCTCCACTACCCAGGTGGAGAATACGAAATGGACATCGTCCGCGCTACCGAAGGCAACGACGGTATTGCACTGGGCAAAATGCTGGCTGAGACCGGCATGACTACCCTGGACCCGGGCTACATGAACACCGGTTCCACCGAGTCCGCCATCACCTACATTGACGGTGCTAACGGCATCCTGCGCTACCGCGGTTACGACATCGCGGATCTGGCTAATAATTGCACCTTTAACGAAGTTTCCTACCTCCTCATCAATGGCGAGCTGCCTAGCCCAGAGGAGAAGGACGAGTTCTCCGAGCGCATTCGTCGCCACACCCTGTTGGATGAGGACTTCAAGACCTCCTTCCGCGTCTTCCCGCGCGATGCGCACCCAATGAGTGTGCTGGCTTCTTCCGTTAACATTTTGTCCACCTACTACCAAGATGACTTGGACCCACTGGACACGGAAAAGCAGAAGCTGAACACCTACCGCCTGATGGCTAAGGTTCCAATGCTGGCTGCCTACGCATACCGCGCTTCCAAGGGCAAGCCATACATGTACCCAGACAACAGCTTGAACGCGCGCGAGAACTTCCTGCGCAATATGTTCGGTTACCCGACCGAAGACTTTGAAGTCGACCCAATTGTCACCAAGGCGCTCGACAAGCTGCTGATCCTGCACGCTGATCACGAGCAGAACTGCTCCACCTCTACCGTCCGCATGGTTGGTTCCGCGCAGGCCAATATGTTCGTTTCCATCGCCGCGGGCATCAACGCGCTGTCTGGCCCACTGCACGGTGGCGCAAACCAGGCTGTGTTGGAGATGCTGGAGGAAATCCAGAACAACGGTGGCGACGCTACCGACTTCATGAACCGCGTGAAGAACAAGGAGCCGGGCGTGAAGCTCATGGGCTTCGGTCACCGCGTGTACAAGAACTACGATCCGCGCGCTGCCATCGTCAAGGAGTCCGCACACGAGATCCTCGAGCACCTCGGTGGCGATGAGCTGCTGGATCTGGCGATGAAGCTCGAGGAGATCGCTCTGGCCGATGATTACTTCATCGACCGTAAGCTGTACCCAAATGTGGACTTCTACACCGGCCTGATCTACCGTGCCATGGGCTTCCCGACGGACTTCTTCACGGTTCTGTTTGCGATGGGTCGCCTCCCAGGCTGGATCGCTCACTACCTGGAGCAGGTCAACGATCCCAAGGCGAAGATCAACCGTCCTCGCCAGATCTACACCGGCCCAGCAGAGCGCAAGCTGTAG
- a CDS encoding FKBP-type peptidyl-prolyl cis-trans isomerase — protein sequence MSKPLYEAQSGKAPEDLVIEDIKVGEGAEAVAGGMVEVHYVGFDFETGEEFDSSWDRGESIEFPLSGLIAGWQEGIPGMKVDGRRKLIIPPEKAYGPAGMGHPLSGRTLVFIIDLINAN from the coding sequence ATGAGCAAGCCACTTTACGAGGCACAGTCCGGCAAGGCGCCCGAAGATCTTGTCATTGAAGACATCAAAGTCGGCGAGGGCGCCGAGGCTGTTGCAGGTGGCATGGTTGAGGTCCACTACGTTGGCTTTGACTTTGAGACCGGTGAGGAATTCGATTCCTCGTGGGATCGCGGGGAATCAATCGAGTTCCCGCTGAGCGGCCTCATTGCGGGCTGGCAAGAAGGCATCCCGGGTATGAAGGTGGATGGCCGTCGCAAGCTCATCATCCCGCCAGAAAAGGCTTATGGACCAGCGGGTATGGGGCACCCATTATCTGGGCGCACCCTAGTGTTCATCATTGATCTGATCAACGCCAACTAG
- a CDS encoding helix-turn-helix transcriptional regulator, which yields MSPKKKPATPIHNRVKVLRIERDMSRAQLAELIEVNPQTVGALERGDHSPSLDLAFRICEVFDLPVEMVFSRTEFQPLSAEIHRRDAQ from the coding sequence ATGTCCCCAAAGAAGAAGCCAGCTACCCCAATCCACAATCGGGTGAAAGTGCTGCGTATCGAACGGGACATGTCGCGCGCCCAACTCGCGGAACTCATTGAGGTCAATCCGCAGACCGTGGGTGCACTAGAACGTGGCGACCACTCCCCCAGTTTGGATCTAGCCTTTCGCATCTGCGAGGTATTCGATCTTCCCGTGGAGATGGTCTTCAGCAGGACTGAATTCCAACCACTATCCGCCGAGATCCACCGGAGGGATGCTCAATGA
- a CDS encoding enoyl-CoA hydratase, with protein MNEPYPVETVLVEQRGVVTIITLNRPEARNALREQECVAVAQAVRAASQSGGEGDTVGASRAILLRGEGPVFCAGADLKGAVYGGSFGAAIAQMLQAIVDCSLPVIADIQGPAVGAGCQLALACDLRIFGDDAQIWIPAADHGLALDSWTHLRAKELLGGAVARNVFLGSAVVGPEQALMLGFAIKRTDGEGALQFAQEVAAKAPLTLAYSKAVLNHPAPEGDEGLKGMFDRVWASDDVQEARRARAEKRAPQFRGR; from the coding sequence ATGAACGAACCTTACCCAGTGGAAACTGTTCTCGTGGAGCAGCGTGGCGTCGTCACAATAATTACCCTGAACCGCCCTGAGGCCCGAAACGCCCTGCGAGAACAAGAATGTGTGGCGGTGGCACAGGCAGTTCGTGCCGCGAGCCAGTCCGGTGGGGAGGGGGACACGGTGGGGGCTAGCCGGGCCATTCTTCTGCGAGGTGAGGGGCCGGTGTTCTGTGCGGGGGCCGACCTGAAGGGGGCGGTGTACGGCGGTAGTTTTGGTGCGGCGATAGCACAGATGTTGCAGGCGATCGTGGACTGTTCGCTGCCAGTGATTGCCGATATTCAAGGCCCGGCGGTGGGGGCGGGGTGTCAGTTGGCTTTGGCTTGTGACTTGCGGATTTTTGGGGACGACGCCCAAATCTGGATCCCTGCCGCCGACCATGGGCTGGCGCTGGATTCGTGGACGCACTTGCGGGCGAAGGAACTACTTGGGGGAGCAGTAGCGAGGAATGTCTTCCTGGGGTCGGCTGTAGTGGGTCCAGAGCAGGCGCTCATGCTGGGGTTTGCGATTAAGCGCACGGACGGGGAGGGGGCGCTGCAGTTTGCGCAGGAAGTCGCGGCTAAAGCTCCGCTGACGTTGGCTTATAGCAAGGCCGTGTTGAATCACCCGGCCCCGGAGGGGGACGAAGGGCTCAAGGGGATGTTTGATCGTGTGTGGGCGAGCGATGATGTGCAGGAGGCGCGCCGGGCGCGTGCGGAGAAACGGGCGCCGCAGTTCCGGGGGCGGTAG
- a CDS encoding TrmH family RNA methyltransferase → MTSTWFDPHLIEDPSDYRLDDIRDLNSSDLRPDLPGGKGLVIAEGNLVVPRLLGSRYPVRTIVGFGSKLAALERQLRAEGFFSADAPTARHTRPPQVLEVSREVLRRVAGFDMHRGLVAAADRVEELGVDEVLNHVENSGTETKVVAVLEGVGDHENIGALFRNAAGLSVDAVLFGAATADPLYRRSVRVSMGHVLRIPFARFAGKTTTWQRSLSTLQERGYSVIALTPNTEQSLTEAVGQARRNAAAADREVRIAIMVGAEGPGLTEHAMRAADIRAAIPMAPGADSLNVATAAAIGFYAARL, encoded by the coding sequence ATGACTTCCACATGGTTTGATCCCCACCTCATCGAGGACCCTTCCGATTACCGGTTGGATGACATCCGGGATCTGAATTCATCGGATTTGCGCCCCGACTTACCCGGTGGGAAGGGGTTGGTCATCGCGGAGGGCAACCTTGTGGTTCCACGCCTTCTGGGCTCTCGTTATCCGGTGCGCACGATCGTGGGCTTCGGCTCCAAGTTGGCGGCTTTGGAGCGGCAGTTACGGGCTGAGGGGTTCTTTTCTGCCGACGCCCCCACGGCCCGTCATACCCGCCCTCCCCAGGTTCTGGAAGTCAGCCGTGAGGTGCTACGTCGCGTAGCCGGGTTCGACATGCATCGGGGCCTAGTGGCGGCGGCGGATCGGGTGGAAGAGCTGGGTGTGGACGAGGTGCTCAACCACGTGGAAAACTCCGGTACAGAAACCAAAGTAGTGGCCGTGCTGGAAGGGGTGGGGGACCACGAAAACATTGGTGCGTTGTTCCGGAATGCCGCGGGGTTGTCCGTGGATGCCGTGTTGTTCGGTGCAGCCACGGCCGATCCACTGTACCGGCGTAGTGTGCGCGTGAGCATGGGGCATGTATTGCGCATTCCGTTTGCACGCTTTGCGGGCAAGACCACCACGTGGCAGAGGTCGCTATCCACCCTGCAGGAGCGGGGTTACTCAGTGATTGCGTTGACCCCCAACACGGAGCAGAGCCTGACCGAGGCCGTGGGACAGGCCCGACGCAACGCGGCTGCGGCCGACCGTGAGGTGCGTATCGCAATCATGGTTGGCGCTGAGGGGCCCGGTTTGACCGAGCACGCCATGCGCGCGGCCGATATCCGTGCAGCCATCCCTATGGCCCCCGGCGCTGATTCGTTGAACGTCGCTACCGCCGCAGCGATCGGATTCTACGCAGCGCGACTGTAG
- the serC gene encoding phosphoserine transaminase, with amino-acid sequence MTTSNELPTIPAELIPSDGRFGCGPSKVRPEQLEAIADGAAIMGTSHRQAGVKDVVGSVREGLSELFQLPEGYEIILSLGGATAFWDAASFGLIRQQSAHLTYGEFSGKFASVSKKAPWLDEPQVVSAEPGTAPSPSELDGTSADLVAWAHNETSTGAMVPVIRPNTDALVAIDATSGAGGLDVDMSQADVYYFSPQKCFASDGGLWLAAFSPAALERVEEIAGQDRYIPAFLDLKTAVDNSRKNQTYNTPAVGTLLMLDNQVQWMNANGGLAGMVQRTTESSTALYNWAETRPEATPFVQDPATRSLVVGTIDFAEDVDAAAIAKILRANGVLDTEPYRKLGRNQQRIGMFPAIDPEDVQKLTKAIDYILDNGYAKKA; translated from the coding sequence ATGACGACTTCCAACGAACTGCCCACAATCCCAGCGGAACTGATCCCTTCTGATGGCCGTTTCGGTTGCGGTCCGTCCAAGGTCCGCCCCGAACAGCTTGAGGCCATCGCCGACGGCGCTGCGATTATGGGCACCTCCCACCGCCAAGCGGGCGTGAAAGATGTTGTCGGTTCCGTCCGCGAGGGCCTTTCCGAACTCTTCCAACTGCCCGAAGGGTACGAAATCATCTTGTCCCTCGGTGGCGCCACCGCGTTCTGGGATGCCGCTTCCTTCGGTTTGATTCGTCAACAATCCGCTCACCTCACCTACGGTGAGTTCTCCGGCAAGTTCGCCAGCGTCTCGAAGAAGGCCCCTTGGCTGGACGAACCGCAGGTCGTAAGCGCAGAGCCCGGCACCGCCCCTTCCCCTAGCGAACTGGACGGCACCAGCGCCGATCTGGTCGCATGGGCTCACAACGAAACCTCCACGGGTGCGATGGTTCCCGTGATCCGCCCGAACACCGATGCCCTTGTAGCCATCGACGCCACCTCCGGCGCCGGCGGTCTGGACGTGGACATGAGCCAGGCCGATGTGTACTACTTCAGCCCCCAGAAGTGCTTCGCTTCCGACGGCGGCCTGTGGTTGGCTGCATTCTCCCCTGCAGCTCTGGAGCGCGTTGAGGAAATCGCCGGCCAAGATCGTTACATCCCAGCCTTCTTGGATCTGAAGACGGCCGTTGACAACTCCCGTAAGAACCAGACCTACAACACCCCAGCGGTTGGCACCCTGTTGATGCTGGACAACCAGGTGCAGTGGATGAACGCTAACGGGGGCCTGGCCGGAATGGTTCAGCGCACCACCGAATCCTCCACCGCCTTGTACAACTGGGCCGAGACCCGCCCAGAGGCCACCCCGTTCGTGCAGGATCCCGCAACCCGCTCCCTAGTTGTTGGCACCATCGACTTCGCCGAGGACGTCGATGCCGCGGCTATCGCCAAGATCCTGCGCGCGAACGGTGTTCTGGATACCGAGCCTTACCGCAAGCTGGGCCGCAACCAGCAGCGCATCGGTATGTTCCCGGCTATCGACCCCGAGGACGTCCAGAAGCTAACCAAGGCCATCGATTACATCTTGGACAACGGTTACGCCAAGAAGGCCTAA